In the Populus trichocarpa isolate Nisqually-1 chromosome 1, P.trichocarpa_v4.1, whole genome shotgun sequence genome, AAAATTCTCTTTGCTATGGTTATGTCAAATTTTTTGGCTACCAACATGGGTACAAGGAGAATAAGATTCAAAATATAGTTATATTAAAGGGAGGTGGGTCTTTTCTTTGGTTGTGTCTAAGaaagattgagttttataaagGGTATTTTTAGCCTTTAAATTTAGGTTTATCacctataaaaaattttaaaaataaaaaataaattcctttttcaatttgcaaaagaggagaaaagagCTGGATAGTCACTTGAAGAACATATAAAGTCATCTGGATGAGTTTACCCCACTACCCCCTCCTTGTTTCAGGTTAGGGCAATTTCAGAGGAGTAAAATAAGGATTAGACAGTCATGTTCTTAATCAATGTAGGGCAATTTTGGCAATTCAGCAGAATAAAGAGGGTTGAAACTTGAACTCAAAGatagaagggttttttttttttttatctatctatCTTGCCATGTGATTCGAAATTTGGAATGAAGCAgaatttctaataataaatttgcAGTTGTGGAAATAAATCTTGCTAATACATGATATTATCATTTGAGGCAATCACAGTGCCCCACAAGTAATGTTTTCCTCAGTTCTGGAAACCTTTGCTCAAATTCTGCAATTTAAGATTCTGTCTGGTGATTCTTGATTGGTAATTAATCCACACTAATATGGTTAAGTAATAAGGATGCCCTACAGCAACATGCAAAATCTTTACATATAAATATCGACCCTACTCAACACCGAGACTAGGAATCATAATAGCAGACATTTCTTGCTTATTAGAAATGAAGAACCTATCTCTCTTCCCAGTCTTCTCCATGCTTGTCTTGTTCTTCTCACTTGGTAATTTTCCTCTCACCCCTCCATTAATTTTCTATATCCCCTTTCAATCGATGGAAGCTAGTATAGCTGCCTTCCGGATATTAACAATTTGGAGTTTTTGACATAGACAGAATCCACGTTACTGCATGGCTTTTGATTCTGTATTCCTTGTAAATACGTGGTTTCTGGGTTACCAATCCTGGCGCTATTTAGCaatctttttcttatatatttatagtattCTATCCCTTTTGTTCTACtgattcttgattttgtttttcaatggaTGATTATTGTTAGGAGCAATTGGAGGAGAGGCAGTGACCTGTGGTTACAGTCCTATTAAAATTCTGAATTGCTCAAAGCTGGCTTGTGTTCAGGAGTGCGTTGACAAATATGGTGGTTTTACCAATGGTGCATGCATCGGTATTGACAGTTGCTGTTGCAGAGTTATTTCACCATGAGAGGCTCCtgttgtttgattttaattgaGCTTAAATTCTATTGAATTtggaataaaatatttctttacatTATCACacattttattgaataaaaatagctTTTTTCTTCAGGTTAAAGGGATTGTCTAGTTGATCTTGAGCTATATAATTTGGATAATCCACTAGCTCCTCCAACTTTTTTTGGTCTCTCTTACTATGGCTTATGATTTGCAACAATTTCTTTGATAGATTGGGATGTACTCTACTGGATCTTAATTTCACCGGATTGTGTTGTTGACAAAGTTACTAAAATCAACCTAATTTATCATCCGGTTCAAAGTTAGGATCATGAGTTAAGTAAGCTAACTTGAATCGATTTAAATTGATAtggtttcaaaatttttaaaaaaagttaaaaattgtatttatttaaaaaagaaattaaaaattaaatttaattgaatcaacTTCAACTTAGgttatgtttgtttcccggaaaatgattttcaggaaaccattttccaaactttcctgtgtttgtttgccattagaaaagttggtcaacggaaaacactttccagtcaaagaaaaatttggctcggtttccaggaaagtgttttcctagaaaatttgggcggaaagcactttccgaaagttgtgaaaaatttagaaatgtcatattatttgctgattatatcaaatttagtcctcaaacttttgattgctacatatattttgttttgaatatttatttttcaatttcatctcttaaaatttaatttttatattaactttggtcctcatttttataattgttatttgtttttcccttatcaattttttattgaaattttttatctatcaaatttgatcctcattcttttgattgttacttattttatttgaaataatttatgaaatgttaattattattattttaatttcttcatctttcatctttttttattttttagattttatttctattattttgattattatttattttatttgagataatttatgaaattatatttttttttcaatttcattctcattcaacttttaaatttgtaagatttgttcctcattattttaataaacttgagaaaaataaaacattaataagttattttacagcttatttttcatgatataaccaaatactggaaagtattttccaacttatttttcattacactatcaaacatcagaaaataatttatttttccggaattcactttctaaaagaaaactattttctaataaataaatgagaactTAATTTAGACTAGATTTCAAGTTTGCACCGTTTAGTAAATCCAATGGGAGCCAAATGCTATAAAACGAGCaagtatataaaaacaaatcttgttCAAAATAGAAGTGAAATTGAagtaagaagaaaagaaattctcCTCACTTTAAGCAATTACGTCCTTCTTAATTGATCCAAGACCTTCCCTTAGTAATTAATTGTATAAAACCTCGataatattaatagaaaaatgcacgagaaaatagaaaaatctcAAGTTTCCTGTACTTGCAAGATCaagaaatcatataattttaaatatatgtataatgCAATTTCTATTAATTCTCAAAAAGCTAATTTCccttgattttaattatatgtattaacAACACCTATGGAGACAATAGGTGCTATGAAGAGGgaatttactttttctttccttctcgagaatatatataaatatatatatgcctGGAAGGCTTTTCGATGcctataagtttttttttttttttctagtagtaATTAATTAAGCGCACAAGACAAGAAATTCAGTCTTGAAAAAATGGGGGTGCCTTGGATAATATACGTTAGGAGATCATTATGGTTTGCAAATAAGGCTAATTAGCTCCCTAGGAATAGGAATCACGTTAGGGGAGACAGTGGCTGGCAAGGCCTCATTACAGAACCTCATTGTATCATTTTCTGTCATGGGTTGGCATTTTATTAATGCACGACACCTTACTCTGGTCATTCAAGGACAAGAGAGCAGAGGAGCTCGCTTCTAAAACACGAAAATGGCAAATATTCGGCGCCGTTTGGAATTGTCTTTAAAGCagtgttttattgtaatttaaattttcattttcatttaaaatttattttttatatgtttaagaatttaatatattaatattaaagaagtaataaattattttaatataatttcaaataaaaaacgcCACCACGGAAGCATAACGACGAGTAGCGTAAACAGCAGGAACCTTCTCAACTAGCCTGAGTTCTTACTTTTGGGTGTGGGTGGCTGTACACACCACCAAATTCCAAATAGCTGTTGACACCCAGAATCATGAGGTGTCGACACTGTTATTCTGAACCTAGCTGTTGATCGGTTGATGTTTTACCATAAATTTACCCGATCCAAATTGCTATTTCACAGGCGAATGCAATACTTGCAGGTCATTCCTGTTGCACTACTGGGTGCCAAGAGGAAACACCCAACCACCACAGCTAGGATTTGACATTGCACAAGCAAGCAGGCACGATACAGGTGGaacgaaatttaaaaaatttcagaaaatttCAACAGACGCAAGTTAAACAGCATGACATTAAACAGGGAAGTTCGTTTTAAACCTACTGGTTCAAAAGCATTATTTACAGAAAAAGACATGTCTTGTATATCACCATGTGCTACAAAAGGAGAAAAGTGTTGTATATGCCTTCTTCTTTCTGATCTTTCCGCATCCACAACTGCGATGCGTGCCGATTGATGTACACAAGTTGGTTGGTTGGATTCTGCAAAAAAATCTCAGATGGCCACACAAAAGAAGGGCCAACTATATCAACAGTAAAACATAACATCCTTGACATTTTCTTTGACGACTGGAAGAGATCGGGCCTCCACACTCCTCCCAGTCGCACCAGTAGAACCACTGTCTGATGTTTCACCCTCAATGTAATACCGAGCCCTAAAAGCTGCCAAATGGGCGTAATATGCAGGGGGCACTGCATGATTTCACATGTTAAATATTACCATTCTgatggaaataattaaattacatgtaaaaataaaaattaaaaaaaaacactgaaaaaaaaagagggggagaTGATGGTCTGACCTATGGAAACAGACCGAGTGCATCTTGCATACCtggaaagaaaatttaaaaaaaaatcaagactacCAAATTGTACAATGCAGAACAAACaaactaattcttcaaaaaAGGATGCCAAAACATTACGTGTAGCACAAATTGTTAGTGAGGGTTTGTAAGCCATCAGCAGTGAAGTTGTTTTCATCAAACAATACATGGTAGTGTGTAGGTCTGCTAGTTCCCTGCAAGTATAGATGCCGAAAAACaagtcttaatattttattttttaatcgagTTGGATGTCATATCCTAAACAGGATCACTTATTCATCATTTATTTCAACGTGTTGACTGTTGGCAGAATCTTTTACCTGAATTCCAGCGTGACTGTTAAGGTAGAAATCAAACTCTGTAGGGTGGCAAATTTTAGTGTCCACGACCGTgcctaaaacaattaaaaaaaaaaaaaaaactcagttcTCAACAAAAAGACACCAAAACTGTTAGGGGAAGCAAAATTCAAAACCTGGTAGGATATTGCCACTCCTGTCAGTCAGATCTCGCTTGCTATGGTCAGCAGGAAAGAAGCGTGTATGATGCCGTTTCTGCACTACAACAAAGGTAACCGGAGGACAATATCCTTCTTCCAGGGTGCCACATGCCTAGAAAGATTTAAAATCATGCATATTAAAAGGCATAAAAGTTTTACTATTGACTacattacaggaaaaaaaatattgactagCTCATACAAATGGTAAAATCGAATGCAATAATCATGCAAGTAGCACTAGCTGGCATAGCTTACTGGCAGTGAACAACAACCAGGAACAAACACCACAATCCACATAAATGAGAAAAAGTTATGGATAGTGTGATCTGTACAACACAGTTAGCCTtctctttggacacaccacataATAGCAAACACCATCAAATCTAACTTGACCCATCTAGCACCTTAAAACATGTATGGCCGACAAAGTATCAATAGACCACAGCAATGTTATCCTTAACCAGTAACACAATACCTCTCGTATCGCCTGCATCTCATGTAGCAGAACTTGGCTGAATTGGCCTTCACTTACACCATCTCTGTCAAATGAATTCATATGGTCTCAGCAATCTAACACAAAGGGTTATGACTTTTCTGTTATCCAATGTCAAAATTACCTATAGAATATAATTCTATGAGGTTTTTGGCCCGTTGATCTTCTGAATGCAATAAACAGCTCCCTGCAAATAGAGTCAAAATGATGGCAGTTATGAATCTTCCAAAAATTTCACATTGGGGGAAGGATGCATGTCAATTCCTTACCTGATCATTCCGCTGTGAACTAAACCCTTTTGTGGATCCTGATATTTTTTGTAAAGATCCTGAATAATTTCCTCGCGATGAGCCTGTGCAGAGACAAGTCCTCTATATTTGGTTACCTCTGGCCAGTCCATAGAAGCCACTACCTGTATCACCCCAACAAACTATTTAATACAATGAATAAAATGCAAAGGATGCATAATAGACAACCTAACatgaaaatgataattaaatgataaaatccgGCTCAACATACTGCTGCAATCGACGGGCTAGAGTCTTCCCCTGGCTGTGGATGGGTCACATCAGCACCAAAAATAATAGTAGGAAGATCAGTAACATTAGGAATTCTTCTTTGAATAGCATCATTTAACACAGTGTTCCGTCCACCAGCCTAGAAAGATTCAATCCTCAATTTAATACTTCATATGACTAAAAGAGTGTgaaggaggaaaaaaataacaaaggaaaATGAGCAAACCTTCACATTAATTTTGAGAGCAACATTTTCCAGGTATTGTTTGCTGAGCTTCTTTGCCTGCTGGGGCTGGCAGCATTGTGAAACTATTCCCAACTCAGTTTCACAAATACGTTTGATTTTCCCTACAAGCAAAAAAGAGCTTGTTTACAGGACAAACAACTCAGACTATGAATTTCAAATCATATTCTGTAACCAACCATAGGATCCACTGAAATCAGGTAGAATAATGATCAGCAGTTGAAGCTGTTTCCCCTTCTGATTTGCAAGTTTTGCAGTACATTTCTTATGAACATCATGAAGAGCCTTCTCAATATGCCTGGAATCAGCTGAATGTATCTGAATAATGGGATCTGGGTGGAATTCCTAGCATTTTGTACAAATCAACCCAGAGTCAATCTACCAAAATAGCAACAAAACCCATGGGAATAAAAATGGCAGAAAAAGAGTGAGGGATGAAGTCCAACCATTCCTTTGCTGTTGCACATATCCATTAATTGCCAACAAAATTCAAATGGCAAGTCTCTCTGCACTCTCGTAGAAAAGTTCACACACGTCCAGAAATCAATTTTGCCACCATTCACCATTTTCTGCAAAACCATTATTATAGAAAGTCATCTCATCATTGAGTTCACTACATTTTTCACactacaaacacacacatcaaCAGTACATGAGAAACACAATTTCACAGACTCCAACAAGTTAAGAAATCCCTTAAATACACAAACATTATGATGCAAGTTGGTTTTTGCTTTTGAAGCACATTCACCATTTTTTTCTATGCTAGAACTACAACTACTTTTCAAGCAGTAAAATCAATTCCAAGCAGTCTGGTAAATGTGGAATAACCAGTGAAACATTAACACTCAAACCCAAGCTTCCTCATTAGGCAAGCCTGTATCACAAATGATTTTGTTAACCATCACTTCACCTTGTTAATCATATTCCATTGTCCCAAGTGTGGATCCACTCTAGCTTCTCGCCCTGTATCATGATATTTAAGCTGCAAGACCATAGTAAAAAGTGATGTTAATGctgttaataattaattcatgacaTACGACATGAATCCAAAGCAGAATGCATAATTACCATGGGTGGGGGTAAAACTCGGGCATCAACCGATGTTAGTTCTTCTTTCACTTGAATACCAAATTCATTCCTTACAAGCACATTCCTACTATAATCGTTATGCGCAACCATCTACATGAGGATGGAGGGTGACTAGTTATAACTTATAAAGCCAAATATAAGGGGGGTAACATATataaaccacaaaaataaagattagCAATGATAGAAACAAAGATGTCGAAGAGAGATTATT is a window encoding:
- the LOC7472995 gene encoding protein argonaute 5 isoform X1, with the protein product MSRRGGGRRSSEPRPDQGSSTPSPSFQRGGGGDRGRGRGRRGGFTPAPSPTPVRAPPPAASGYLSATAGPSTSSTPQEMASSSNAPPPSASSSASMEELSQEIAKKLSFGSTSATGGSVPVSSKAIVPPPRPQLGRIGRKCTIRANHFVVEVSDRDLFHYDVAITPEITSKKVNRDVISQLVRSYRESHLGNRMPAYDGRKSLYTAGALPFEAKEFVVKLVEKNDPASSSSSVKKERQFNVAIKYASKVDMHHLKEFLSGRQKDVPQETIQILDIVLRASPSEKYVTVGRSFFSLDLGKKGELGNGIEYWRGYYQSLRPTQMGLSLNIDVSARSFYEPILVTEFVAKYFNLRDLSRPLSDQDRVKVKRALRGIKVEISYRDYARSFKVTGISNLPVDKTMFTLDDKKTKVSVHQYFWDRYNIGLKYTSLPPLQAGTDAKPIYLPMELCKIAGGQRYTKKLNERQVTALLRATCQRPSARENSIKEMVAHNDYSRNVLVRNEFGIQVKEELTSVDARVLPPPMLKYHDTGREARVDPHLGQWNMINKKMVNGGKIDFWTCVNFSTRVQRDLPFEFCWQLMDMCNSKGMEFHPDPIIQIHSADSRHIEKALHDVHKKCTAKLANQKGKQLQLLIIILPDFSGSYGKIKRICETELGIVSQCCQPQQAKKLSKQYLENVALKINVKAGGRNTVLNDAIQRRIPNVTDLPTIIFGADVTHPQPGEDSSPSIAAVVASMDWPEVTKYRGLVSAQAHREEIIQDLYKKYQDPQKGLVHSGMIRELFIAFRRSTGQKPHRIIFYRDGVSEGQFSQVLLHEMQAIREACGTLEEGYCPPVTFVVVQKRHHTRFFPADHSKRDLTDRSGNILPGTVVDTKICHPTEFDFYLNSHAGIQGTSRPTHYHVLFDENNFTADGLQTLTNNLCYTYARCTRSVSIVPPAYYAHLAAFRARYYIEGETSDSGSTGATGRSVEARSLPVVKENVKDVMFYC